The Maylandia zebra isolate NMK-2024a linkage group LG7, Mzebra_GT3a, whole genome shotgun sequence genome contains a region encoding:
- the coq4 gene encoding ubiquinone biosynthesis protein COQ4 homolog, mitochondrial isoform X1 produces the protein MWPLIPFRWINRRRHCFTVSKVVCVQQLHSSSTEFANIHYDGLYPGHIPTTTVQKALLSIGSGVAALQNPYRHDMVAVLGETTGHLALIKLRDRMRNDPEGYAVLTERPRIRLSTLDLTKMASLPDGSFGREYLRFLEDNDVTPDSRADVKFVDNEELAYVMQRYREVHDLLHTLLGMPTNMLGEVAVKWFEATQTGLPMCALGAVLGPLRLNASRLQSLFTSLGPWALQNGRCARCVLSIFYERRWEQSLEDLRRELNIEPPPVIPKAKKKKT, from the exons ATGTGGCCGCTGATACCCTTCCGATGGATCAACCGGCGGCGACACTGTTTTACAGTTTCTAAAG TAGTTTGTGTTCAGCAGctgcacagcagcagcactgagtTTGCAAACATCCACTACGATGGACTGTACCCTGGACATATTCCCACCACCACCGTTCAAAAAGCTCTCTTGTCCATTGGGTCAGGTGTGGCGGCACTGCAAAACCCCTACAGACATG ACATGGTTGCAGTCCTGGGGGAGACAACGGGACACCTAGCACTCATAAAGCTCAGGGACAGGATGAGAAATGACCCTGAAGGCTACGCTGTCCTAAC AGAAAGGCCGAGGATCCGGCTGTCTACGCTCGATCTGACAAAGATGGCTTCGCTGCCTGACGGCTCCTTTGGGAGGGAATACCTCAGATTTCTGGAGGACAAT GATGTGACTCCTGACTCAAGAGCAGACGTGAAGTTCGTGGACAACGAGGAGCTAGCTTATGTCATGCAGAGATACAGAGAGGTCCACGACTTGCTGCACACCTTACTGGGCATGCCCACTAACATGCTGG GTGAAGTCGCTGTGAAATGGTTTGAAGCTACTCAGACCGGGCTTCCCATGTGTGCTCTTGGAGCTGTGCTAGGGCCACTACGGCTAAATGCAAG TCGTTTACAGTCACTCTTTACATCTTTGGGCCCGTGGGCTCTCCAGAACGGACGGTGTGCTCGCTGCGTCCTCAGCATCTTCTACGAGAGGCGCTGGGAGCAGAGCCTCGAGGACCTCCGGCGAGAGCTCAACATCGAGCCACCTCCTGTCATACCAAAGgctaagaagaagaagacctgA
- the coq4 gene encoding ubiquinone biosynthesis protein COQ4 homolog, mitochondrial isoform X2, with protein MWPLIPFRWINRRRHCFTVSKVCVQQLHSSSTEFANIHYDGLYPGHIPTTTVQKALLSIGSGVAALQNPYRHDMVAVLGETTGHLALIKLRDRMRNDPEGYAVLTERPRIRLSTLDLTKMASLPDGSFGREYLRFLEDNDVTPDSRADVKFVDNEELAYVMQRYREVHDLLHTLLGMPTNMLGEVAVKWFEATQTGLPMCALGAVLGPLRLNASRLQSLFTSLGPWALQNGRCARCVLSIFYERRWEQSLEDLRRELNIEPPPVIPKAKKKKT; from the exons ATGTGGCCGCTGATACCCTTCCGATGGATCAACCGGCGGCGACACTGTTTTACAGTTTCTAAAG TTTGTGTTCAGCAGctgcacagcagcagcactgagtTTGCAAACATCCACTACGATGGACTGTACCCTGGACATATTCCCACCACCACCGTTCAAAAAGCTCTCTTGTCCATTGGGTCAGGTGTGGCGGCACTGCAAAACCCCTACAGACATG ACATGGTTGCAGTCCTGGGGGAGACAACGGGACACCTAGCACTCATAAAGCTCAGGGACAGGATGAGAAATGACCCTGAAGGCTACGCTGTCCTAAC AGAAAGGCCGAGGATCCGGCTGTCTACGCTCGATCTGACAAAGATGGCTTCGCTGCCTGACGGCTCCTTTGGGAGGGAATACCTCAGATTTCTGGAGGACAAT GATGTGACTCCTGACTCAAGAGCAGACGTGAAGTTCGTGGACAACGAGGAGCTAGCTTATGTCATGCAGAGATACAGAGAGGTCCACGACTTGCTGCACACCTTACTGGGCATGCCCACTAACATGCTGG GTGAAGTCGCTGTGAAATGGTTTGAAGCTACTCAGACCGGGCTTCCCATGTGTGCTCTTGGAGCTGTGCTAGGGCCACTACGGCTAAATGCAAG TCGTTTACAGTCACTCTTTACATCTTTGGGCCCGTGGGCTCTCCAGAACGGACGGTGTGCTCGCTGCGTCCTCAGCATCTTCTACGAGAGGCGCTGGGAGCAGAGCCTCGAGGACCTCCGGCGAGAGCTCAACATCGAGCCACCTCCTGTCATACCAAAGgctaagaagaagaagacctgA